A portion of the Neorhodopirellula lusitana genome contains these proteins:
- a CDS encoding tRNA modification GTPase has translation MSDIITADDTIVAIASPLAPARRGIVRMSGEQVLEILEKRSLFDPNDRPQSTRRIETTLDLGSPLGKVDVSVLVWPTRRSYTGQPSAELHVIGALPLLDAVVANLIEAGARPARPGEFTMRAFLAGRLDLTQAEAVLGVIDAEDASTLERALGQLAGNLSRPLQHARDTLLNMLADVEAGLDFVDEDIEFIEDNTLIERLGDLQTELTQAAAQLRERNSQHTSLNVVLRGLPNAGKSCLLNRLSQSETAIVADEAGTTRDLITVEVEYEGHTFSLTDTAGLEHRGQDEPDWQVMSQAQLQANRAVQHADVCLWCIDASDLSPETGSSFTPPKSSDRKRTATDRVVLTKADLLKSPPTGLDSLHAGSESLPTEFRSMPSIAVSSVSGEGIDELWKVLISIAQQHDSNETGGVMGTAARCRDSLRQSIDHLGTAIDATENQIGHEIVAAEMRLAVNQLGEVTGEVYTDDILDRVFSRFCIGK, from the coding sequence TTGTCCGACATCATTACTGCCGACGATACCATCGTAGCAATCGCGTCTCCGTTAGCACCGGCGCGGCGGGGGATTGTGCGGATGTCGGGTGAGCAGGTACTCGAGATTCTGGAAAAACGGAGCCTATTCGACCCCAACGACCGTCCACAATCGACACGGCGGATCGAAACCACCCTGGACCTGGGTTCTCCACTCGGAAAGGTCGACGTGAGCGTTTTGGTGTGGCCAACGCGTCGCAGCTACACGGGTCAGCCATCGGCTGAACTGCATGTGATCGGGGCTTTGCCGCTTCTGGATGCCGTTGTGGCCAACTTGATTGAAGCGGGCGCCCGGCCGGCTCGTCCGGGCGAGTTCACGATGCGGGCATTCTTGGCGGGTCGCTTGGACCTGACCCAGGCCGAGGCGGTTTTGGGTGTCATTGATGCGGAAGACGCCAGCACGCTTGAGCGAGCGTTGGGACAACTGGCCGGCAACCTATCGCGGCCGCTGCAACACGCCCGCGACACGCTGCTGAATATGCTGGCCGATGTCGAGGCAGGACTCGACTTTGTTGATGAAGACATCGAGTTCATCGAGGACAACACTCTGATCGAGCGATTGGGCGATCTACAAACAGAACTTACACAGGCAGCTGCACAACTGCGTGAGCGCAATTCACAACACACTTCTTTAAACGTCGTCTTGCGAGGACTCCCCAATGCGGGCAAGAGCTGCTTACTGAACCGGTTATCGCAAAGTGAAACGGCCATCGTGGCCGATGAAGCGGGCACGACGCGCGACCTGATCACGGTGGAAGTGGAGTACGAAGGACACACCTTTTCGCTAACCGATACCGCAGGCCTCGAACACCGTGGGCAGGACGAACCGGATTGGCAGGTCATGTCTCAGGCGCAGCTGCAGGCGAACCGTGCCGTTCAACACGCCGACGTTTGCTTGTGGTGCATCGACGCCAGCGACCTTTCACCGGAAACGGGAAGTTCATTCACCCCGCCCAAGTCCAGTGATCGCAAACGGACCGCCACGGACCGAGTGGTACTCACCAAGGCGGATCTGTTGAAGTCACCGCCCACTGGGTTAGACTCCCTGCACGCTGGATCCGAATCACTGCCCACTGAGTTCCGTTCGATGCCCAGTATCGCGGTCAGTTCCGTATCGGGCGAAGGCATCGATGAACTCTGGAAAGTGCTGATCTCAATCGCTCAGCAACACGACAGCAACGAAACTGGCGGCGTGATGGGCACGGCCGCCCGGTGCCGTGATTCACTGCGACAATCGATCGACCACCTGGGAACCGCGATCGACGCCACCGAAAATCAAATTGGACACGAGATCGTGGCCGCGGAAATGCGTTTGGCCGTTAACCAACTTGGCGAGGTCACTGGCGAGGTTTACACGGATGACATTTTGGACCGCGTGTTTAGCCGGTTCTGTATTGGCAAGTAA
- a CDS encoding transposase: protein MSGLPHADIVFDRFHVVKLMNEKLPTLRRQLYREANRFSLC, encoded by the coding sequence GTGAGCGGTCTTCCTCACGCCGACATCGTGTTTGATCGCTTTCATGTTGTGAAGCTGATGAATGAAAAGTTGCCCACGTTACGTCGGCAACTCTATCGCGAGGCGAACCGCTTCTCTCTTTGCTGA
- a CDS encoding ThuA domain-containing protein → MKLNRVGLFFVIVSFSCMFSGMFSGMFAEGAEESSQRPVLAMLIGEVEYETSVTLPRFATQALGDDYRVITILEDPEHENRFPGIEQIDQADVLLISTRRKTLPADQLEHVRKFVRKGKPIVGIRTASHAFCLRKKSPPKGLDAWPEFDAEVLGGHYTNHHSRELSSIVQANPVALNHPILRESFKKPFEQGGSLYKTSPLADGTELLLVGVANGVGPEPIAWTFRRSDGGVSFYTSLGHPADFANPSFVALLRQGIAWAASH, encoded by the coding sequence ATGAAACTGAATCGCGTTGGGTTGTTTTTCGTTATTGTCAGCTTTTCGTGCATGTTCAGCGGCATGTTCAGCGGCATGTTCGCGGAGGGTGCTGAGGAATCTTCCCAGCGGCCGGTCTTGGCAATGCTGATTGGCGAGGTGGAATACGAAACGTCAGTGACCCTTCCGCGGTTCGCGACGCAGGCACTCGGTGATGATTACCGCGTGATCACGATCCTTGAAGACCCCGAACACGAAAACCGCTTTCCGGGGATCGAGCAGATTGACCAGGCGGATGTTTTGTTAATCAGCACACGCCGGAAAACGCTGCCCGCCGATCAGCTCGAACACGTCCGCAAATTCGTTCGCAAAGGCAAACCGATCGTGGGCATCCGCACGGCCAGCCACGCGTTCTGTTTACGAAAAAAATCGCCACCGAAGGGATTGGATGCCTGGCCAGAGTTCGACGCCGAGGTTCTTGGTGGCCACTATACCAACCACCATTCGCGAGAATTGAGTTCCATCGTCCAGGCCAATCCGGTAGCCCTGAATCATCCCATTTTACGCGAATCCTTCAAAAAACCTTTCGAACAGGGTGGTTCGCTGTACAAGACATCGCCCTTGGCTGACGGAACTGAACTACTTCTGGTGGGGGTCGCCAATGGGGTGGGTCCAGAGCCGATTGCCTGGACTTTCCGCCGATCCGATGGCGGAGTTTCGTTCTACACCTCACTCGGACACCCCGCTGACTTCGCAAACCCCAGTTTCGTGGCCCTGCTGCGTCAAGGAATTGCTTGGGCGGCGAGTCACTGA
- the uvrB gene encoding excinuclease ABC subunit UvrB, with amino-acid sequence MTNSQTADLSGSQSPADVFDLNQPFSPSGDQPHAIEQLTKGFLAGKTAQTLLGATGTGKTYTMANVIANLGRPALILSHNKTLAAQLYGEFKEFFPNNAVHYFVSYYDYYQPEAYIPQRDVYIEKDSSINEEIDRLRLATTSSLVSRRDVVIVASVSSIYGLGSPVDYKKLVIDVHVGEQTRRDHLLLKLVDVQYDRNDFSFERGKFRVRGDSIEIWPTYEEFAYRIEMWGDEIERISLIKPVSGETIKTVQDLYIYPAKHFVMPEDRIQAALKMLRQELADQLEVFQSRGKLLEAQRLSARTKFDLEMLAEVGHCPGIENYSRPLSGKPPGATPDTLYEFFPKDMVTFVDESHVTIPQVRAMYAGDRSRKTTLVEHGFRLPSALDNRPLKFDEWVERTGQICFVSATPSDYELERTGGEVTEQIIRPTGLLDPIVEVVSARGQVSHLLGEVRLRAERNERVLVTALTKRLAEDLANYFQEQAVRCRWLHSELNAFERVDLLQELRTGQFDCLIGVNLLREGLDLPEVSLVAILDADKEGFLRSETSLVQTIGRAARNANSRVFLYADKITNSMQMAMDETERRRSIQMKYNEKHGIVPKTIFKKLRAGIESDAAKHREAERKANEESAITYITLEYVEALEREMLSAAEDLEFERAAKLRDRVTQLKEHIGKPLSEIEISDSKSTSGGQGRGRRGGKKPKGLNPNRTKIPRPNRG; translated from the coding sequence GGCAAGACGGCACAAACCCTGTTGGGGGCGACCGGTACGGGCAAGACGTACACGATGGCGAACGTGATTGCCAATCTGGGCCGACCCGCTTTGATCTTGAGTCACAACAAAACCCTGGCCGCCCAGTTGTACGGCGAGTTCAAAGAGTTCTTCCCCAACAACGCGGTTCATTATTTCGTTAGCTATTACGACTATTATCAGCCTGAGGCCTACATTCCGCAGCGAGACGTGTACATCGAAAAGGACTCTTCGATCAACGAGGAGATCGACCGACTGCGACTGGCAACGACCAGTTCGCTTGTCAGCCGCCGTGACGTCGTGATCGTGGCCTCGGTCAGCAGTATCTACGGTCTGGGTTCACCCGTGGACTACAAGAAACTAGTGATTGATGTTCATGTCGGCGAGCAAACACGCCGCGACCACTTGCTGCTGAAGCTGGTCGACGTGCAGTACGACCGCAACGACTTTTCGTTTGAACGCGGCAAGTTTCGAGTGCGTGGTGACTCCATCGAAATCTGGCCGACGTACGAAGAGTTCGCTTATCGCATCGAAATGTGGGGCGATGAGATCGAGCGGATTTCATTGATCAAGCCGGTCAGTGGTGAGACCATCAAGACGGTCCAGGATCTGTATATCTATCCGGCGAAACACTTTGTGATGCCGGAAGACCGCATCCAGGCCGCACTGAAGATGCTGCGTCAGGAACTCGCCGATCAACTGGAGGTCTTTCAAAGTCGCGGCAAGTTGCTGGAGGCACAGCGTCTATCGGCCCGGACCAAATTCGACCTCGAGATGTTGGCCGAAGTGGGCCATTGTCCCGGTATCGAAAACTACTCGCGACCCTTGTCCGGCAAACCGCCTGGCGCGACGCCCGACACGCTGTACGAATTTTTCCCCAAGGACATGGTCACGTTTGTCGACGAATCGCACGTCACCATTCCGCAGGTTCGTGCCATGTACGCGGGCGACCGAAGCCGAAAGACAACCTTAGTCGAACACGGTTTCCGGCTGCCCAGCGCGCTGGACAATCGACCGCTGAAGTTTGATGAGTGGGTCGAGCGAACGGGACAGATCTGCTTTGTCAGTGCGACGCCTAGTGATTATGAGTTGGAACGAACCGGCGGTGAGGTGACTGAGCAAATCATTCGTCCAACCGGACTGCTCGATCCAATCGTCGAGGTCGTCTCGGCTCGCGGTCAAGTCAGTCACCTGTTGGGCGAAGTTCGGCTGCGTGCCGAGCGGAATGAACGCGTGTTGGTTACCGCCCTGACAAAGCGACTCGCCGAGGACCTGGCGAACTACTTCCAAGAACAGGCCGTGCGGTGCCGCTGGTTGCACAGTGAACTCAATGCATTCGAGCGAGTCGACTTGCTGCAAGAGTTGCGTACCGGCCAGTTCGATTGCTTGATCGGGGTTAACCTGTTGCGGGAAGGCTTGGACTTGCCCGAGGTTTCATTGGTCGCGATTTTGGATGCAGACAAGGAAGGCTTCTTGCGCAGTGAAACGAGCCTAGTGCAAACGATCGGTCGTGCGGCACGGAACGCGAACTCACGAGTCTTCCTGTACGCGGACAAAATCACCAATTCGATGCAGATGGCAATGGATGAAACCGAACGTCGTCGTTCGATCCAAATGAAGTACAACGAGAAGCATGGCATCGTTCCCAAGACGATTTTCAAGAAGCTTCGGGCCGGAATCGAGTCGGATGCGGCTAAGCATCGCGAAGCCGAACGGAAGGCAAACGAAGAGAGTGCGATCACATACATCACGTTGGAATACGTCGAGGCGCTGGAGCGTGAAATGCTGTCCGCGGCCGAAGACCTGGAATTCGAACGGGCCGCGAAACTTCGTGACCGGGTGACTCAGCTGAAAGAGCACATCGGCAAGCCTCTGTCCGAAATTGAAATCTCCGATTCGAAATCCACCTCCGGCGGCCAAGGTCGCGGACGCCGCGGCGGTAAGAAACCCAAAGGCCTCAATCCCAATCGAACCAAGATTCCACGCCCCAATCGAGGGTAA